A single window of Penaeus vannamei isolate JL-2024 chromosome 24, ASM4276789v1, whole genome shotgun sequence DNA harbors:
- the LOC138866243 gene encoding uncharacterized protein isoform X2 has translation MAKLVLLVALLASAGRWSLASEGNAEEQLFPPLHPNCTQSLTDLLLLRQETQMNRMATAQEATTELLVQVRDSLLILSSKAEERKPGSVVCVSPFTQVGGSCLLLALNELHTWASARQFCAGHEADLAHFSDANTYAAILGYINTISSKHRPAKVQAQIAHFCGRQIGITHLMYNVLTKLLLSARNGSDGFDKGDI, from the exons ATGGCGAAGTTGGTGTTGCTGGTGGCTTTGTTGGCGTCGGCGGGACGCTGGTCACTGGCCTCTGAAGGGAACGCAGAGGAGCAGCTGTTCCCTCCTTTGCACCCCAACTGCACGCAG AGCCTGACGGACCTTCTCCTGCTGCGGCAGGAGACTCAGATGAACAGAATGGCCACGGCGCAGGAGGCCACGACGGAGCTTCTGGTTCAGGTTCGTGACTCACTGCTGATCCTGAGCAGCAAGGCAGAAGAACGCAAACCCGGAA gcgtggtgtgtgtgtctccattcaCGCAAGTAGGAGGCAGCTGTCTCCTGCTGGCGCTTAACGAGCTGCACACTTGGGCGTCAGCAAGGCAGTTCTGCGCTGGGCACGAGGCCGACCTGGCTCACTTCTCGGATGCCAACACCTACGCAGCCATCCTCGGTTACATCAACACCATCA GTTCAAAGCATCGCCCAGCGAAGGTCCAGGCGCAAATTGCGCACTTCTGTGGCAGGCAGATCGGTATTACACATTTGATGTACAATGTTCTTACAAAGCTGCTCCTCTCTGCCAGAAATGGGTCTGATGGCTTCGATAAAGGAGACatttga
- the LOC138866243 gene encoding tetranectin-like isoform X1 yields the protein MAKLVLLVALLASAGRWSLASEGNAEEQLFPPLHPNCTQSLTDLLLLRQETQMNRMATAQEATTELLVQVRDSLLILSSKAEERKPGSVVCVSPFTQVGGSCLLLALNELHTWASARQFCAGHEADLAHFSDANTYAAILGYINTINKQSKNVNIWIGGSDEAVEDTWVWVTGELMPRGAPFWGSRDGFKASPSEGPGANCALLWQADRYYTFDVQCSYKAAPLCQKWV from the exons ATGGCGAAGTTGGTGTTGCTGGTGGCTTTGTTGGCGTCGGCGGGACGCTGGTCACTGGCCTCTGAAGGGAACGCAGAGGAGCAGCTGTTCCCTCCTTTGCACCCCAACTGCACGCAG AGCCTGACGGACCTTCTCCTGCTGCGGCAGGAGACTCAGATGAACAGAATGGCCACGGCGCAGGAGGCCACGACGGAGCTTCTGGTTCAGGTTCGTGACTCACTGCTGATCCTGAGCAGCAAGGCAGAAGAACGCAAACCCGGAA gcgtggtgtgtgtgtctccattcaCGCAAGTAGGAGGCAGCTGTCTCCTGCTGGCGCTTAACGAGCTGCACACTTGGGCGTCAGCAAGGCAGTTCTGCGCTGGGCACGAGGCCGACCTGGCTCACTTCTCGGATGCCAACACCTACGCAGCCATCCTCGGTTACATCAACACCATCA acaagcAGTCGAAAAATGTGAATATCTGGATCGGTGGGTCAGACGAGGCCGTCGAGGACACTTGGGTCTGGGTCACCGGGGAGCTGATGCCCCGGGGGGCGCCCTTCTGGGGGTCAAGGGACGG GTTCAAAGCATCGCCCAGCGAAGGTCCAGGCGCAAATTGCGCACTTCTGTGGCAGGCAGATCGGTATTACACATTTGATGTACAATGTTCTTACAAAGCTGCTCCTCTCTGCCAGAAATGGGTCTGA
- the LOC138866156 gene encoding C-type lectin APL-like produces the protein MASHLYLSLTDLLLLRQEAQLNRMAAAQEATTELLKESLETLVQVRDSLKALGSKAEGRTPESVVCVSPFTQVGGSCLLLALDELHTWQSARQFCAGYGADLAHFSDVNTFAAILEYIKTISIFYNLSKNVNIWIGESDEAVEGTWVWVTGELMPRGAPFWGTRDGNLPEPADDRRQNCVVLWKRDQYYLHELPCTHEAAPLCQI, from the exons ATGGCGTCACACCTCTACCTT AGCCTGACGGACCTTCTCCTGCTGCGGCAGGAGGCTCAACTGAACAGAATGGCCGCGGCGCAGGAGGCCACGACGGAGCTCCTGAAGGAGAGCCTCGAGACGTTGGTTCAGGTTCGCGACTCGCTGAAGGCCCTGGGCAGCAAGGCAGAAGGACGCACACCTGAGA gcgtggtgtgtgtgtctccattcaCGCAAGTGGGAGGCAGCTGTCTCCTGCTGGCGCTTGACGAGCTGCACACTTGGCAGTCAGCACGGCAGTTCTGCGCTGGGTACGGGGCCGACCTCGCTCACTTCTCGGACGTCAACACCTTTGCGGCCATCCTTGAATACATCAAGACCATCAGTATATTCT ACAATCTGTCGAAAAACGTAAATATCTGGATCGGTGAGTCAGACGAGGCCGTTGAAGGCACTTGGGTCTGGGTCACCGGGGAGCTGATGCCCCGGGGGGCGCCCTTCTGGGGAACGAGGGACGG GAACCTACCAGAGCCCGCTGACGATAGGAGGCAAAATTGCGTCGTTCTGTGGAAGAGAGACCAATATTACTTACACGAGTTGCCCTGTACACACGAGGCTGCTCCTCTCTGCCAGATATGA
- the LOC138866244 gene encoding tetranectin-like isoform X1 (The sequence of the model RefSeq protein was modified relative to this genomic sequence to represent the inferred CDS: added 33 bases not found in genome assembly) gives MESALATVRIKMAKLVLLVALLASAGRWSLASEGNAEEQLFPPLHPNCTQSLTDLLLLRQETQMNRMATAQEATTELLVQVRDSLLILSSKAEERKPGSVVCVSPFTQVGGSCLLLALNELHTWASARQFCAGHEADLAHFSDANTYAAILGYINTINKQSKNVNIWIGGSDEAVEDTWVWVTGELMPRGAPFWGSRDGFKASPSEGPGANCALLWQADRYYTFDVQCSYKAAPLCQKWV, from the exons ATGGCGAAGTTGGTGTTGCTGGTGGCTTTGTTGGCGTCGGCGGGACGCTGGTCACTGGCCTCTGAAGGGAACGCAGAGGAGCAGCTGTTCCCTCCTTTGCACCCCAACTGCACGCAG AGCCTGACGGACCTTCTCCTGCTGCGGCAGGAGACTCAGATGAACAGAATGGCCACGGCGCAGGAGGCCACGACGGAGCTTCTGGTTCAGGTTCGTGACTCACTGCTGATCCTGAGCAGCAAGGCAGAAGAACGCAAACCCGGAA gcgtggtgtgtgtgtctccattcaCGCAAGTAGGAGGCAGCTGTCTCCTGCTGGCGCTTAACGAGCTGCACACTTGGGCGTCAGCAAGGCAGTTCTGCGCTGGGCACGAGGCCGACCTGGCTCACTTCTCGGATGCCAACACCTACGCAGCCATCCTCGGTTACATCAACACCATCA acaagcAGTCGAAAAATGTGAATATCTGGATCGGCGGGTCAGACGAGGCCGTTGAGGACACTTGGGTCTGGGTCACCGGGGAGCTGATGCCCCGGGGGGCGCCCTTCTGGGGATCAAGGGACGG GTTCAAAGCATCGCCCAGCGAAGGTCCAGGCGCAAATTGCGCACTTCTGTGGCAGGCAGATCGGTATTACACATTTGATGTACAATGTTCTTACAAAGCTGCTCCTCTCTGCCAGAAATGGGTCTGA
- the LOC138866244 gene encoding uncharacterized protein isoform X2 (The sequence of the model RefSeq protein was modified relative to this genomic sequence to represent the inferred CDS: added 33 bases not found in genome assembly) has product MESALATVRIKMAKLVLLVALLASAGRWSLASEGNAEEQLFPPLHPNCTQSLTDLLLLRQETQMNRMATAQEATTELLVQVRDSLLILSSKAEERKPGSVVCVSPFTQVGGSCLLLALNELHTWASARQFCAGHEADLAHFSDANTYAAILGYINTISSKHRPAKVQAQIAHFCGRQIGITHLMYNVLTKLLLSARNGSDGFDKGDI; this is encoded by the exons ATGGCGAAGTTGGTGTTGCTGGTGGCTTTGTTGGCGTCGGCGGGACGCTGGTCACTGGCCTCTGAAGGGAACGCAGAGGAGCAGCTGTTCCCTCCTTTGCACCCCAACTGCACGCAG AGCCTGACGGACCTTCTCCTGCTGCGGCAGGAGACTCAGATGAACAGAATGGCCACGGCGCAGGAGGCCACGACGGAGCTTCTGGTTCAGGTTCGTGACTCACTGCTGATCCTGAGCAGCAAGGCAGAAGAACGCAAACCCGGAA gcgtggtgtgtgtgtctccattcaCGCAAGTAGGAGGCAGCTGTCTCCTGCTGGCGCTTAACGAGCTGCACACTTGGGCGTCAGCAAGGCAGTTCTGCGCTGGGCACGAGGCCGACCTGGCTCACTTCTCGGATGCCAACACCTACGCAGCCATCCTCGGTTACATCAACACCATCA GTTCAAAGCATCGCCCAGCGAAGGTCCAGGCGCAAATTGCGCACTTCTGTGGCAGGCAGATCGGTATTACACATTTGATGTACAATGTTCTTACAAAGCTGCTCCTCTCTGCCAGAAATGGGTCTGATGGCTTCGATAAAGGAGACatttga